The Leptolyngbya sp. CCY15150 genome window below encodes:
- a CDS encoding class I SAM-dependent DNA methyltransferase, whose translation MTPNDVQRIQAFIEKWQSSEGNERANYQTFFGDLCAALGVEGPPPKGSVLGDPYCFDKDIKFFSSDKAESTRFADFYKEGCFLIEAKQGSSESGKGHGKRGTKVYDDNMQKAFNQAKSYAYNRMLGAMPPFLITCDIGSHFNIWEGFSGEYGSYGARQRINLADLRDPEVFDRFVKMFTDPQALNPEKYRARVTREVAAELAKLTRWIEEQGHDPQETANFLMRCIFTMFAEDVELLKGEVFTKALRDRWIANPATFKPEIEQLWQTMNTGGSFGFERILKFNGSFFENASAIALPKEQLEVLYAAAAKDWSQVEPAIFGTLLERALEKKERSRLGAHYTPRSYVERLVRPVVMEPLREEWDGIEIELKRLLEPAAGQENPTATQRKKAEQEITTFLKKLRTIKILDPACGTGNFLYVSLDLLKGLEAEVQTRLVDVAGQVQLNVLEQINPSQFLGIELNPRAAAIAELVIWIGYLQWYFKRYGNAEPPEPVLQAFGNIENRDAVLTYDGKEPDVDPKTGQVRTRWGGRMMRHPVTGEEVPDPMDQVVIYRYLNPRPAEWPEADYVVSNPPFLGKLFMFERLGEGYVKALREAYKGQVPDSCDFVMYWWYFAAELASNKELQRFGLVTTNSITQTFNRQVLKKALQPPKPIHLIFAIPDHPWIDSEECAAVRIAMTAAENGVGAGQLNLVTTESDIEDGIASISLLNKKGIIQDNLSIGANTSSVMPLKSNDDLSGMGMMLGNRGFILDDDEEFSEPVIRPIITGRDITNTIRNRRVIDFYGLTPKEAQKIAPQSFQKVLLKVKPERDVNSRKSRRESWWLFGETMPRTRRAIEGLSRYIVTPETSKHRIFMLIDGAVLPEHGLIAIGSDSGFIFGVLSSRVHVDWTLSVGGTLEDRPRYNKSVCFDPFPFPDPTPEQKQKIRELGERLDAHRKQVQAAHPDITITGMYNLLEKLRAGTPFTDADREYNNKALVSTLKQIHDELDTAVLDAYGWPHDITDEQILERLVTLNAERAAEERNGLIRWLRPDYQAPEQAQPVQTAIEGVGAPEEVIIAPVEAQKWPTQPKEQLAAIRDLLRTTPGEWTAKQIAAQFKGRTTPKKLQDITDNLERMEFFSQVIAEQRDGITYWHYIESSVAA comes from the coding sequence ATGACCCCCAACGACGTCCAACGGATTCAGGCATTTATTGAAAAATGGCAAAGCTCAGAAGGAAATGAGCGAGCTAATTACCAAACCTTCTTTGGCGATCTTTGTGCTGCTCTCGGTGTCGAGGGGCCGCCGCCGAAGGGTAGTGTATTGGGGGATCCCTATTGTTTTGATAAGGACATCAAGTTTTTCAGCAGCGACAAGGCAGAATCTACCCGCTTTGCCGATTTCTACAAAGAAGGCTGTTTTTTGATTGAGGCGAAGCAGGGGAGTAGTGAGTCGGGCAAGGGGCATGGCAAGCGGGGCACGAAGGTCTACGACGACAACATGCAGAAGGCGTTCAACCAGGCGAAGTCCTATGCCTATAACCGTATGTTGGGGGCGATGCCGCCGTTTTTGATCACCTGCGATATTGGCTCTCATTTCAATATTTGGGAAGGCTTTAGTGGGGAATATGGCAGCTATGGGGCGCGGCAGCGGATCAACCTAGCGGATTTGCGCGACCCGGAGGTGTTCGATCGCTTCGTCAAAATGTTCACGGATCCGCAAGCGCTCAACCCTGAGAAGTATCGGGCCAGGGTGACGCGGGAGGTGGCGGCAGAGTTGGCGAAGCTCACCCGCTGGATTGAGGAACAGGGGCACGATCCTCAAGAAACGGCTAATTTTTTGATGCGCTGCATTTTTACGATGTTTGCCGAGGATGTGGAGCTGCTGAAGGGGGAGGTGTTTACCAAGGCGTTGCGCGATCGCTGGATTGCGAACCCGGCAACCTTTAAGCCCGAGATTGAGCAGCTTTGGCAAACGATGAACACCGGGGGTAGCTTTGGGTTTGAGCGCATCTTGAAGTTTAATGGCAGCTTTTTTGAGAACGCCAGTGCGATCGCTCTCCCCAAGGAACAGCTAGAGGTTTTGTATGCCGCTGCTGCGAAGGATTGGAGCCAGGTGGAACCTGCGATTTTTGGGACGTTGCTGGAACGGGCACTGGAGAAGAAGGAACGCAGCCGTCTGGGTGCCCACTACACGCCGCGATCCTATGTGGAACGGTTGGTGCGTCCGGTGGTGATGGAGCCGTTGCGGGAGGAGTGGGATGGGATTGAGATTGAGCTAAAGCGTTTGTTAGAACCTGCTGCTGGTCAGGAGAACCCCACCGCCACCCAGCGCAAAAAGGCAGAGCAGGAAATCACCACTTTCTTGAAGAAGCTGCGCACGATCAAGATTCTTGATCCGGCTTGTGGGACGGGCAATTTCTTGTATGTGTCGTTGGATTTGCTGAAGGGGTTGGAGGCGGAGGTGCAAACGCGCCTGGTGGATGTGGCAGGGCAGGTGCAGCTCAATGTGTTGGAGCAGATTAACCCATCGCAGTTTTTGGGAATTGAGCTAAATCCCAGGGCGGCCGCTATTGCTGAACTGGTGATCTGGATTGGTTATCTCCAGTGGTATTTCAAACGCTATGGCAATGCAGAACCGCCAGAGCCGGTGTTGCAGGCGTTTGGCAATATCGAAAACCGGGATGCGGTGTTGACCTATGATGGCAAGGAGCCGGATGTAGACCCGAAGACGGGGCAGGTGCGAACCCGTTGGGGTGGGCGAATGATGCGGCATCCAGTGACGGGGGAGGAAGTACCCGATCCCATGGATCAGGTGGTGATTTATCGATATTTGAATCCTCGCCCTGCGGAGTGGCCGGAGGCGGATTATGTGGTGTCAAATCCACCGTTTTTAGGAAAACTCTTTATGTTCGAGAGATTAGGAGAAGGCTATGTTAAAGCTCTTAGAGAAGCTTACAAAGGTCAAGTTCCTGATAGTTGTGACTTTGTAATGTACTGGTGGTATTTTGCAGCCGAATTAGCATCTAATAAAGAGCTTCAACGTTTTGGACTCGTAACTACAAACAGCATTACCCAAACCTTTAATCGTCAAGTTCTTAAGAAGGCTTTACAGCCACCAAAACCCATTCATTTAATTTTTGCGATTCCCGATCATCCGTGGATTGATAGTGAGGAGTGTGCTGCTGTAAGAATTGCAATGACAGCAGCAGAGAATGGAGTAGGTGCTGGACAACTCAATTTAGTCACTACAGAAAGCGATATAGAAGATGGAATAGCGTCTATTAGCTTATTAAATAAAAAAGGAATCATTCAAGACAATTTAAGTATTGGCGCTAATACAAGCTCTGTCATGCCACTCAAAAGTAATGATGATTTAAGTGGTATGGGCATGATGCTGGGTAACCGAGGATTTATTTTAGATGATGACGAAGAGTTTTCTGAACCAGTCATTAGGCCGATTATTACTGGTCGAGATATAACAAATACAATCCGAAATCGTCGAGTTATAGATTTTTATGGGCTAACTCCAAAAGAAGCTCAGAAAATAGCACCTCAGTCATTCCAGAAAGTTCTCTTAAAGGTCAAACCTGAGAGAGATGTAAATTCACGCAAGAGCAGAAGAGAAAGCTGGTGGCTTTTTGGAGAAACGATGCCAAGAACTAGACGAGCTATCGAGGGATTATCGCGCTATATCGTTACTCCAGAAACTTCAAAGCATAGGATTTTCATGCTAATTGATGGAGCGGTTTTACCTGAACACGGTTTGATTGCTATTGGAAGTGATAGTGGTTTCATTTTCGGTGTTTTATCCAGCCGAGTTCACGTGGACTGGACTCTTTCTGTTGGAGGCACCTTAGAAGATAGGCCACGTTATAACAAGAGCGTCTGCTTCGACCCCTTCCCCTTCCCAGATCCCACCCCAGAACAAAAACAGAAAATCCGCGAACTGGGCGAACGGCTTGATGCCCACCGCAAGCAAGTCCAAGCTGCCCATCCCGACATCACCATCACCGGGATGTATAACCTCCTCGAAAAACTCCGCGCCGGGACACCCTTCACCGACGCAGACCGAGAGTACAACAACAAAGCCCTCGTCTCCACCCTCAAACAAATCCACGATGAGCTAGACACCGCCGTTCTCGATGCCTACGGCTGGCCCCACGACATCACCGACGAGCAAATCCTCGAACGCCTCGTTACCCTCAACGCCGAACGCGCCGCCGAAGAACGTAACGGCCTCATCCGCTGGCTCCGCCCCGACTACCAAGCCCCGGAACAAGCGCAACCTGTTCAAACAGCGATCGAAGGTGTGGGTGCCCCCGAAGAAGTGATCATCGCCCCTGTCGAAGCGCAAAAGTGGCCCACCCAGCCCAAAGAACAACTCGCCGCCATCCGCGACCTGCTGCGCACCACCCCCGGCGAATGGACAGCCAAACAAATTGCGGCTCAGTTCAAAGGACGCACCACGCCAAAGAAACTCCAAGACATCACCGACAACCTCGAACGCATGGAGTTTTTCAGCCAGGTGATCGCCGAACAGCGCGACGGCATAACCTACTGGCACTATATTGAATCGTCCGTTGCCGCCTAA
- a CDS encoding F0F1 ATP synthase subunit gamma: MPTTEALQRKISSARELQSIVKTMKALAAVSIHQYERAVSSLSTYQQVLELSLQVLLHHTPNGLPIRPTAAPPCLVIFGSDQGMCGRFNEQLAAAVLDHLQNHLSQANERSLPPRLITVGTRLAARLADDGYATDSSFSVPSSVSGITPMVQTIVQKLEEWRSHSAIGSIYVFHHRFLGGSSYRPKTFQLYPLDADWLNHLRHQPWRSRQVPMITLPPEQLFSALFQQLFFLGLFRACAESLASENASRLAAMQVAEKNIQERLAQIQSDYNQHRQTLVTEELLDIIAGFEALQSDS, from the coding sequence ATGCCCACGACTGAAGCCCTCCAACGCAAAATCAGCAGCGCCCGTGAACTACAGTCCATTGTCAAAACCATGAAGGCCTTGGCTGCCGTCAGCATCCACCAATATGAACGGGCCGTATCGTCCCTAAGCACCTACCAACAGGTCTTAGAGCTAAGCCTACAAGTCTTGTTACACCATACGCCCAACGGCTTACCTATCCGTCCCACCGCTGCACCGCCTTGCTTAGTTATCTTCGGCTCCGACCAAGGGATGTGTGGTCGTTTCAATGAACAATTAGCCGCCGCTGTTTTAGACCATCTACAAAACCACCTTTCCCAGGCTAACGAGCGATCGCTCCCTCCTCGTTTAATCACCGTGGGCACCCGCTTGGCTGCGCGCCTGGCTGATGATGGCTATGCCACCGATAGTAGCTTCAGCGTGCCCAGCTCGGTGAGCGGCATCACGCCCATGGTGCAAACGATTGTGCAAAAGCTTGAGGAATGGCGATCGCACTCAGCTATTGGCTCTATCTATGTATTTCATCATCGCTTCCTGGGTGGATCTAGCTATCGACCGAAAACGTTTCAGCTCTATCCCCTGGATGCTGATTGGCTGAACCATCTACGGCATCAGCCATGGCGATCGCGTCAGGTGCCGATGATTACTCTACCTCCAGAACAACTGTTCTCTGCCCTATTCCAACAGCTTTTCTTTCTAGGACTATTCCGGGCCTGTGCGGAATCCCTCGCCAGCGAAAATGCCAGCCGTCTGGCCGCGATGCAGGTGGCCGAAAAAAATATCCAAGAACGCCTTGCCCAAATCCAAAGTGACTACAATCAGCATCGCCAAACGTTAGTGACGGAGGAACTTCTCGATATTATCGCTGGCTTTGAAGCATTACAGAGCGATTCTTAA
- a CDS encoding alternate F1F0 ATPase, F1 subunit alpha: MTQSNVFLQSALDQALQTFGQAVQDHQPELASQEVGTVTYLGNGIARVVGLPHGQSEELVLFPGDRLGMIFNLDADEVGVVLLDDSQGLQAGCEVRRTGRVMDVPVGPALLGRVMDATGRPLDGRGPIAAIARWPIERPAPSILDRAPVTVPLETGIKVIDALIPVGRGQRELILGDRQIGKTAIALDTILNQAGKDMICIYCAIGQQGSALARLIATLQQEGAMDYCIVVVAAGNTTPGLQYTAPYAATTMGEYFMEQGRDVLIVYDDLICHARAYRELSLLLRRPPGREAFPGDIFYIHSRLLERATHLCTERGGGSLTALPIVETEAQNLSAYIPTNLVSITDGQIYLTPDLFQKGILPAVDVGRSVSRVGGKTQLPAYAKVAGALRLSYAQFEELELFARFGTRLDDATQKTLDRGQRVREVLKQSQFVHLPAATQIAVLLAVTQGVFDALPRHQIATAEAQIHQALQEQLPDVSDRIHSGIPLSEGDHKALLDLATLVVRSLEPHAHD, encoded by the coding sequence ATGACCCAATCCAACGTATTTCTACAATCAGCCCTCGACCAGGCCCTTCAAACCTTTGGGCAAGCTGTTCAGGATCATCAGCCTGAATTGGCCAGCCAAGAAGTCGGCACCGTTACGTATCTAGGTAATGGCATTGCCCGAGTGGTGGGGCTACCCCATGGACAATCGGAAGAACTGGTTTTATTTCCGGGCGATCGCCTAGGCATGATCTTCAACCTGGATGCAGACGAAGTGGGCGTGGTGCTGCTGGATGATAGCCAGGGGCTGCAGGCGGGCTGCGAGGTGCGCCGCACGGGGCGGGTGATGGATGTGCCGGTGGGGCCGGCTCTATTGGGGCGGGTGATGGATGCTACGGGTCGTCCTTTAGATGGTCGTGGCCCGATTGCTGCGATCGCCCGTTGGCCCATCGAACGCCCTGCCCCATCGATCCTCGATCGCGCCCCGGTGACGGTACCGCTTGAGACGGGGATTAAGGTGATTGATGCCCTGATTCCCGTAGGTCGAGGTCAGCGGGAGTTAATTCTAGGCGATCGCCAAATTGGTAAAACAGCGATCGCCCTCGACACGATCCTTAACCAAGCCGGTAAGGATATGATCTGCATTTACTGCGCCATTGGCCAACAGGGATCGGCCCTGGCCCGATTGATTGCCACGCTGCAGCAGGAAGGAGCCATGGACTATTGCATCGTTGTGGTCGCCGCTGGCAACACAACCCCCGGTTTGCAGTACACGGCCCCCTATGCCGCCACCACCATGGGCGAATATTTTATGGAACAGGGCCGCGATGTTCTGATTGTCTACGATGATCTGATCTGTCACGCCCGCGCCTATCGAGAACTGTCCCTACTGCTGCGCCGTCCCCCCGGACGGGAAGCCTTTCCTGGCGACATTTTCTATATCCATTCTCGCCTGCTAGAACGGGCTACCCATCTCTGCACCGAGCGCGGCGGTGGCTCCCTGACGGCCCTGCCCATTGTGGAAACAGAAGCCCAAAACCTATCCGCCTACATTCCCACTAACTTAGTGTCAATCACCGACGGACAAATTTACCTAACCCCCGACTTATTTCAGAAGGGTATTTTACCTGCTGTAGACGTGGGGCGATCGGTGTCGCGGGTAGGTGGTAAGACCCAGCTCCCTGCCTATGCCAAGGTGGCCGGAGCATTGCGGCTGTCCTACGCCCAGTTTGAGGAGCTAGAACTCTTTGCCCGCTTTGGCACTCGTCTAGATGATGCTACCCAAAAGACCCTGGATCGGGGGCAGCGGGTGCGGGAAGTGCTGAAGCAATCCCAGTTCGTTCATCTGCCCGCCGCCACTCAAATTGCCGTGCTGCTGGCGGTGACCCAAGGGGTGTTTGATGCTCTACCTCGCCACCAGATTGCTACCGCTGAAGCCCAGATTCATCAAGCACTCCAAGAGCAATTGCCCGATGTGAGCGATCGCATCCATAGCGGCATTCCCCTCTCCGAGGGTGACCATAAAGCCCTGCTCGACTTAGCAACTCTTGTGGTTAGGAGCCTAGAACCCCATGCCCACGACTGA